From Nevskia ramosa DSM 11499, the proteins below share one genomic window:
- the accD gene encoding acetyl-CoA carboxylase, carboxyltransferase subunit beta produces the protein MSWLEKISGSKLLTGGVRKKSVPEGLWMKCDSCQSVLYRAELERTLEVCPKCSAHRPIAARARISHFLDAEPKVEIGARVRSTDPLKFKDSRKYTERLTEAREDTDEEDALVVVRGQLMGLPVVVCVFEFGFMGGSMGSVVGEKFVRGVNAALEHGCPVICFAASGGARMQESLFSLMQMAKTSAALAKLAERGLPFISVLTHPTMGGVSASLAMLGDINIAEPKALIGFAGPRVIEQTVRQKLPEGFQRAEFLLEKGAIDMIVDRRELREKLHRLLAMLTHFAPGIPAVSSPGAGAAH, from the coding sequence AACTGCTGACCGGCGGCGTGCGCAAGAAGAGCGTCCCCGAAGGCTTGTGGATGAAGTGCGATTCCTGCCAGTCGGTGCTTTACCGAGCCGAGCTGGAGCGCACCCTGGAGGTCTGCCCGAAGTGCAGCGCCCATCGGCCGATCGCCGCCCGTGCGCGGATCAGCCACTTCCTGGATGCCGAACCGAAAGTCGAGATCGGCGCCCGGGTTCGGTCCACCGATCCGCTGAAGTTCAAGGACTCGCGCAAGTACACCGAGCGTCTGACCGAAGCCCGCGAGGACACCGACGAGGAAGATGCGCTGGTCGTCGTCCGCGGCCAGCTGATGGGCCTGCCGGTGGTGGTCTGCGTGTTCGAGTTCGGCTTCATGGGCGGCTCGATGGGCTCCGTGGTCGGCGAAAAATTCGTCCGCGGCGTCAACGCCGCGCTCGAACACGGCTGCCCGGTGATCTGCTTCGCCGCCTCGGGTGGCGCACGCATGCAGGAATCGCTGTTCTCGCTGATGCAGATGGCCAAGACCAGCGCCGCACTCGCCAAGCTTGCCGAGCGCGGCCTGCCGTTCATCTCGGTGCTGACCCATCCGACCATGGGTGGCGTGTCGGCATCGCTGGCGATGCTCGGCGACATCAACATCGCCGAACCGAAGGCGCTCATCGGTTTTGCCGGCCCGCGCGTGATCGAACAGACCGTGCGCCAGAAGCTGCCGGAAGGCTTCCAGCGCGCTGAATTCCTGCTCGAGAAGGGCGCCATCGACATGATCGTCGACCGCCGCGAGCTGCGCGAAAAGCTGCACCGCCTGCTGGCCATGCTGACCCACTTCGCGCCGGGCATCCCGGCTGTGTCCTCGCCGGGGGCCGGTGCCGCGCACTGA
- the folC gene encoding bifunctional tetrahydrofolate synthase/dihydrofolate synthase, with translation MPRTDGDAAVASGGSTARSDWRLADWLAWQEQLNPRSIELGLTRSRLVAERLGLLSAPCITATITGTNGKGSSATLAAGIWQAAGYRVGRYLSPHLLRYNERIAIDGIEASDDAICAAFAAIDGARGDLPLTYFEFGTLAALWLFREAGCTVQVLEVGLGGRLDAVNIVDADAALVTNIGLDHTDWLGPDRDSIGREKAGIYRAGRAAICAEHEPPASVEAEARRIGARWIAAGRQFDVVRSDAAWSWKGEGAEYRELPLPALPGAFQIDNAAGVLALIEALQGRLPVGRSAIEAGLRGLVLPGRYQRHDGLILDVAHNLESATVLAAQLRAEPCAGRTWLVLGMLADKPVAEACRVLASVVDAVWCARLPPPRGLDDDQLATIARRSGLVAHAAGTVRDAISAARAAAEPGDRIVVCGSFLTVAAALENSR, from the coding sequence GTGCCGCGCACTGACGGCGACGCGGCGGTCGCTTCAGGCGGCAGCACCGCGCGCAGTGACTGGCGGCTGGCCGACTGGCTGGCTTGGCAGGAACAGCTCAATCCCCGTTCGATCGAACTTGGGCTTACGCGCTCGCGCCTCGTGGCCGAGCGCCTGGGCCTGCTGAGCGCGCCCTGCATCACGGCGACGATCACCGGCACCAACGGCAAGGGCTCGTCGGCGACGCTCGCGGCCGGCATCTGGCAGGCCGCCGGCTATCGCGTCGGCCGCTACCTGTCGCCGCACCTGTTGCGCTACAACGAACGCATCGCCATCGATGGCATCGAAGCCTCCGATGACGCGATCTGTGCCGCTTTTGCCGCGATCGATGGCGCACGCGGCGATCTTCCGCTGACCTATTTCGAGTTCGGCACCTTGGCGGCGCTGTGGCTGTTCCGCGAAGCCGGCTGCACGGTGCAGGTGCTGGAGGTCGGCCTTGGCGGACGGCTCGACGCGGTCAATATCGTCGATGCCGATGCCGCGCTGGTGACCAATATCGGTCTCGATCACACCGACTGGCTCGGCCCGGATCGCGACAGCATCGGCCGCGAGAAAGCCGGCATCTATCGCGCGGGACGTGCCGCGATCTGCGCCGAGCATGAGCCGCCAGCCAGCGTCGAAGCGGAAGCGCGACGGATCGGCGCACGCTGGATCGCGGCTGGTCGGCAGTTCGATGTCGTCCGGAGCGATGCCGCCTGGAGCTGGAAAGGCGAAGGCGCCGAATACCGCGAGCTGCCGCTGCCGGCGCTGCCTGGTGCCTTCCAGATCGACAACGCTGCCGGCGTGCTGGCGCTGATCGAGGCGCTGCAGGGGCGCTTGCCGGTGGGCCGCAGCGCGATCGAAGCCGGCTTGCGTGGCCTGGTGCTGCCGGGGCGCTATCAGCGGCATGACGGGCTGATCCTCGATGTCGCCCACAACCTCGAATCGGCCACCGTGCTGGCCGCGCAGCTGCGCGCGGAGCCCTGCGCCGGTCGCACCTGGCTGGTGCTCGGCATGCTTGCCGACAAACCCGTCGCGGAGGCCTGCAGGGTGCTGGCGTCGGTCGTCGACGCGGTATGGTGTGCCCGCTTGCCGCCGCCGCGCGGGCTCGACGACGATCAGCTGGCCACCATCGCCAGACGGTCCGGCCTGGTTGCACACGCGGCCGGCACGGTCCGTGATGCAATAAGTGCCGCCCGCGCCGCCGCCGAACCGGGTGATCGCATCGTGGTCTGTGGATCGTTCCTGACCGTGGCAGCCGCACTCGAGAACAGTCGATGA
- a CDS encoding SPOR domain-containing protein: MNEVFRRRLIGLAVLLSLAFLLSLLLPGAPARNEVEPSTTVSLSGESLQVTEADAVPPPDDYTSPESAANPDERPDDEAVISDLSSDEAEAPSAAKPTAEVAKPVAPKPAAKPPAPVVVPKSKPAEAVAPPPKPAVAEKPAAAGWYVQIGSFAEAGTATTIVNLIGKQGHRGQISKITGANGKTLHRVRAGPYSTEAAARSAQARLATQGYPQTRVVSEASR; the protein is encoded by the coding sequence ATGAACGAAGTTTTTCGCCGCCGCCTGATTGGCCTCGCCGTCTTGCTGAGCCTGGCGTTCCTGCTGTCGCTGCTGCTGCCCGGCGCGCCGGCGCGCAACGAAGTCGAACCGTCGACCACGGTCAGCCTCAGCGGCGAGAGCCTGCAGGTGACCGAAGCCGATGCCGTGCCGCCGCCGGATGACTACACCTCGCCTGAATCGGCGGCGAATCCGGATGAGCGACCGGACGACGAGGCGGTCATTTCCGATCTGAGCAGTGATGAAGCCGAGGCGCCAAGCGCTGCGAAGCCGACGGCCGAAGTCGCCAAGCCGGTTGCGCCGAAGCCTGCTGCAAAGCCGCCAGCGCCGGTCGTGGTGCCGAAATCCAAGCCGGCCGAAGCAGTGGCTCCTCCGCCGAAGCCCGCGGTGGCCGAGAAGCCGGCTGCCGCTGGCTGGTACGTGCAGATCGGCAGCTTTGCCGAAGCCGGCACGGCGACGACGATCGTCAACCTGATCGGCAAGCAGGGCCATCGCGGCCAGATCAGCAAGATCACTGGCGCCAACGGCAAGACCCTGCATCGAGTGCGCGCCGGCCCTTATTCCACCGAAGCCGCCGCCCGCAGCGCCCAGGCCCGGCTGGCTACCCAGGGCTATCCGCAGACCCGAGTCGTATCGGAGGCATCGCGTTGA
- a CDS encoding hemerythrin domain-containing protein has translation MTETIYDALRESHVRQRSLCRKLLLSKPHTEQRIAIFTELRIELAAHAAAEERYLYVPILMDDMGLSSSRHALHEHHQIDELVEELQVIDHSGRGWMATAHKLSEKVHHHLREEEKKFFQVSGKILTDKQKERGAKQYRKDHARMLKMLG, from the coding sequence ATGACTGAAACCATTTACGACGCGCTGCGTGAAAGTCACGTGCGCCAGCGGTCCCTGTGCAGAAAGCTTCTGCTGTCGAAGCCACATACCGAGCAGCGCATCGCGATTTTCACCGAGTTGCGGATCGAGCTTGCGGCCCATGCGGCGGCAGAAGAGCGCTACCTGTACGTGCCCATCCTGATGGACGACATGGGTCTGTCATCGTCCCGCCACGCGCTGCATGAGCATCATCAGATCGACGAGCTGGTCGAAGAACTGCAGGTAATCGATCATTCAGGCCGCGGGTGGATGGCGACCGCGCACAAGCTTTCGGAGAAGGTTCATCACCATCTTCGCGAGGAAGAGAAGAAATTCTTCCAGGTGTCCGGGAAAATCCTCACGGACAAGCAGAAGGAGCGCGGAGCGAAGCAGTATCGAAAGGACCACGCACGCATGCTGAAAATGCTCGGGTAG
- a CDS encoding RNA polymerase sigma factor has translation MGIFSLAAATTTFTSAVEENVRPALSVDAVIRENHGALVNFLRRRMRTPEDANDVAQEAYVRMMHYEGARDIHSPSSLLFRIATNVANDFARADQSRRVSDQCNIDDHELASHEPSAERQIAGCEDLATLLVAIRQLPAKCQQVFLLSRVKHMTYPEIAKHCGISVKMVEKHISHALAVCMKKVGENDRHPSKRM, from the coding sequence ATGGGAATTTTTTCGCTGGCGGCTGCTACGACGACGTTCACATCGGCCGTTGAGGAGAATGTCCGGCCTGCGCTTTCAGTGGACGCGGTGATCCGCGAAAACCACGGCGCGCTGGTCAATTTCCTGCGGCGCCGGATGAGAACGCCGGAAGATGCCAATGACGTTGCGCAGGAAGCGTACGTCCGCATGATGCATTACGAGGGCGCACGCGATATCCATTCGCCGTCGTCACTGCTGTTTCGCATCGCAACCAATGTCGCCAATGACTTTGCCCGCGCCGATCAGTCGCGACGGGTCAGCGATCAATGCAACATCGATGATCACGAACTGGCGTCTCACGAGCCCTCCGCGGAGCGGCAGATTGCCGGCTGCGAGGATCTGGCGACGCTGCTGGTGGCGATCCGGCAACTGCCTGCGAAGTGTCAGCAGGTGTTTCTGCTGAGCCGGGTCAAGCACATGACCTATCCGGAGATAGCCAAACACTGCGGCATCAGCGTCAAGATGGTGGAGAAGCACATCAGCCACGCGCTGGCCGTGTGCATGAAGAAGGTAGGTGAAAACGATCGCCATCCGTCTAAGAGAATGTAG
- a CDS encoding FecR family protein gives MNSQQERQLLDESAHWAARLASPECTAEERKAFESWRSRSPAHARAWTMVDRVDQGFNQLATDNAELLAMADAAFADSAAPRRDYRRWLPMALAASVAAVGMFVTAVTVLRPSAGVSMYASADAADGRRSLTLDDGSTIELDVNSAIEVEMTAAERRVVLLRGRALFQVAHDSARPFSVVAGAGRTVALGTRFQVDHHNDSVAVTLTEGSVSVTGLGNLDGQAELLQPGEQLSYAVEPRAWSKQVVDVQAVTGWERGRLVFHGTPLSEALAEVNRYVDRPIRLDDQSLAVLPVSGNFIAGDSDLVVSALLQTLPISADERGGEILLRSRSN, from the coding sequence ATGAACAGCCAACAAGAAAGACAATTGCTGGACGAGAGCGCCCATTGGGCTGCTCGTCTGGCGTCGCCGGAGTGCACGGCGGAGGAGCGAAAAGCATTTGAATCCTGGCGCTCGCGCAGCCCGGCGCATGCGCGTGCCTGGACGATGGTTGATCGTGTCGACCAGGGCTTCAACCAGCTCGCCACCGATAACGCGGAACTGCTGGCGATGGCCGATGCTGCGTTTGCAGACAGTGCCGCGCCGCGTCGTGACTATCGTCGCTGGCTGCCGATGGCGCTTGCCGCGAGTGTCGCCGCCGTCGGCATGTTCGTCACTGCCGTGACTGTGCTGCGACCATCTGCCGGCGTGTCGATGTACGCCAGTGCCGATGCTGCCGATGGCCGCCGCAGCCTGACGCTCGATGACGGTTCGACGATCGAGCTCGATGTCAACAGCGCCATCGAAGTGGAGATGACCGCCGCCGAGCGCCGCGTCGTGCTGTTGCGCGGGCGGGCGCTTTTCCAGGTTGCACACGATTCGGCGCGGCCGTTCTCGGTGGTTGCCGGCGCCGGCCGCACGGTGGCGCTGGGCACGCGCTTCCAGGTCGATCATCACAATGATTCGGTTGCCGTCACGCTTACCGAAGGTTCTGTTTCGGTTACTGGTCTCGGCAATCTCGATGGTCAGGCCGAGTTGCTGCAGCCGGGCGAGCAATTGAGTTACGCAGTGGAGCCACGTGCCTGGAGCAAGCAGGTGGTCGATGTTCAGGCAGTGACCGGCTGGGAACGCGGCCGCCTGGTGTTTCACGGCACGCCGTTGTCCGAGGCGCTGGCCGAGGTCAATCGCTACGTCGATCGGCCGATCCGTCTCGATGATCAGTCGCTGGCAGTGCTGCCGGTCAGCGGCAATTTCATCGCCGGCGACAGCGATCTGGTGGTTTCAGCGCTGCTGCAGACCTTGCCGATCAGCGCTGATGAACGGGGTGGGGAAATCCTGCTTCGAAGCCGCAGCAACTGA
- a CDS encoding TonB-dependent siderophore receptor, whose protein sequence is MAFRASLTASLVVFSTSTMAFDDAVPIESARATVSAYDIAPSSLSDALDRFGEQSGLQVVYPHGITEGHRTEALSGRLSADEALLQLLAGSGLRVLFANAQTVVILSGTNQASDSAAMPEADGGAAERRIQTVQLGPVNVRDVRRTLPKETSNSAFGFDKQLLDTPRSVSFISKETIDLFGLSSVEDLVRVVPGAFTPSRFGIQGGIDVRSVPADTFFRGMKRLYLQGHVNSVLSANDSIEVVRGPPSPIYGMGKVGGYTNVRPRTSRIGEGEHGLDDHGFVQLIAGSYEHREVSFGVNGPINIGNRQGGYAVFGAISDANAYARGVPNDAQLLQVSTSLNRFAGRFRLESGVSLQRAMTAGALIGRFTQSVADTGRYVQGVPLVNLDANNNGRIGYLELQRGSPVVGNLSSANQPLSQTFAWQYDESGKPLRLDQFAKVSGIPQTLFDYLTAHPEADPGGLLRAQGVGGPKPMSGSVPIGMALDPRTTGYGKLDIRRFSAYEKRLEADLATGYIDLINDDDPDFTIKNQLFFDSMDQYKESEQPFGTDQNPRIWEDKLTVTRRLKNLPSWIGINMLGSLNYRSTYAPVSQCFGDYSNNRTDATASTWNDSNGGMTPNTTFAVCTANADINNDGFPYTVHGKTKFSEMGAAALFDIDFSTGTNLLVGYRFDGSKASNVEYGGTLDAIRGTSANPGVFAPSDVSAKGWDDGTSWSVSLSQRLPGRIVPYATYAHSSLTLDNNINRLSNTQIGLGHIGASRFIEFGIKASLLERSLFFTSAAYEQRRVSIDSIGDPSLANSEVAGTRTRGWESELKWVPTRNFLMTLYALNQKTYYTPNRGGNIQVDARALGFKDVIDPATGQVVYPAEAFLYGGRAFVALPAGVEYYREKQGNPNTQLGLTTQVLVSPGFGFTLSGNYLSSVSAGRLQLTELPEARVFNAGVFREWHKWHLKADVFNFTNQRYFRARNGDTLADLPVSALPGRRFQFTVRRDF, encoded by the coding sequence TTGGCTTTTCGCGCGTCTCTGACCGCGTCGCTGGTGGTTTTCTCGACCTCGACGATGGCGTTCGACGATGCCGTACCGATCGAATCGGCGCGGGCGACGGTCAGCGCCTATGACATCGCGCCGTCATCGCTCTCCGATGCGCTGGATCGCTTCGGCGAGCAGAGCGGCCTGCAGGTCGTCTATCCGCACGGCATCACCGAGGGCCATCGAACCGAGGCCCTGTCCGGACGCCTCAGCGCCGATGAGGCGCTGCTCCAGCTGCTGGCAGGCAGCGGCCTGCGGGTGCTGTTCGCCAATGCGCAGACCGTGGTGATCCTTTCCGGTACGAACCAGGCGTCGGACAGCGCTGCCATGCCTGAGGCCGATGGTGGTGCCGCGGAGCGCCGCATACAGACGGTCCAACTGGGCCCGGTCAATGTCCGCGACGTGCGCCGCACCTTGCCGAAGGAAACCAGCAACTCGGCATTCGGTTTCGACAAGCAGTTGCTCGATACGCCGCGCTCGGTGTCGTTCATCAGCAAGGAAACCATCGATCTGTTCGGCCTGTCCTCGGTCGAGGATCTGGTCCGCGTGGTGCCCGGCGCGTTCACGCCATCCCGCTTCGGCATTCAGGGCGGCATCGACGTGCGCTCGGTGCCAGCCGATACCTTCTTTCGCGGCATGAAGCGGCTGTACCTGCAGGGTCATGTTAACAGTGTGTTGTCGGCGAACGATTCGATCGAGGTCGTGCGCGGCCCGCCTTCGCCGATCTACGGCATGGGCAAGGTCGGCGGCTATACCAACGTGCGGCCACGAACCTCGCGGATCGGTGAGGGCGAACACGGCCTCGACGATCACGGTTTCGTGCAGCTGATCGCCGGCAGTTACGAGCACCGCGAGGTCAGCTTCGGCGTCAATGGTCCGATCAACATCGGCAATCGCCAGGGCGGTTATGCGGTGTTCGGTGCGATTTCGGATGCCAATGCCTATGCGCGCGGCGTGCCCAACGATGCCCAGCTACTGCAGGTATCGACCAGCCTGAACCGCTTCGCCGGACGCTTCCGGCTGGAGTCCGGTGTCAGCCTGCAACGCGCGATGACTGCTGGCGCGCTGATCGGCCGATTCACCCAGAGCGTTGCCGATACCGGCCGCTACGTGCAGGGCGTTCCGCTGGTCAATCTCGATGCCAACAACAATGGCCGGATCGGCTATCTGGAGTTGCAGCGCGGTTCGCCGGTGGTCGGCAATCTCAGCTCGGCCAATCAGCCGCTGTCGCAGACCTTTGCCTGGCAGTACGACGAGTCCGGCAAGCCATTGCGGCTCGATCAGTTCGCCAAGGTCAGCGGCATTCCGCAGACCTTGTTCGATTACCTGACCGCCCATCCGGAAGCCGACCCAGGCGGCCTGCTGCGTGCCCAGGGTGTCGGTGGCCCGAAGCCGATGTCCGGTTCGGTGCCGATCGGCATGGCGCTCGATCCGCGCACCACCGGCTACGGCAAGCTCGATATCCGCCGTTTTTCCGCGTACGAGAAGCGCCTGGAGGCTGATCTCGCGACCGGCTACATCGATCTGATCAACGACGACGATCCGGACTTCACGATCAAGAACCAGCTGTTCTTCGATTCGATGGATCAGTACAAGGAATCCGAACAGCCGTTCGGTACCGATCAGAATCCGCGCATCTGGGAAGACAAGCTGACGGTGACGCGGCGGCTGAAGAATCTGCCGTCGTGGATCGGCATCAACATGCTCGGCTCGCTGAACTACCGCAGCACTTATGCGCCGGTCTCGCAGTGCTTCGGTGATTACAGCAACAACCGCACCGATGCCACTGCCAGCACCTGGAACGACAGCAACGGCGGCATGACGCCGAACACCACATTCGCCGTCTGCACCGCCAATGCCGACATCAACAATGATGGCTTCCCATACACCGTGCACGGCAAGACCAAGTTCTCGGAGATGGGCGCCGCAGCACTGTTCGACATCGATTTCTCGACCGGCACCAACCTGCTGGTCGGCTACCGCTTCGATGGCTCGAAGGCCAGCAATGTCGAATACGGCGGCACGCTCGATGCCATTCGCGGCACCTCGGCGAACCCGGGTGTCTTCGCGCCCAGCGATGTCTCTGCCAAGGGCTGGGACGATGGCACTTCGTGGAGTGTGAGTCTGTCGCAGCGGCTGCCGGGCCGGATCGTGCCGTATGCCACCTATGCGCATTCCAGCCTGACGCTCGACAACAACATCAATCGCCTCAGCAACACCCAGATCGGCCTCGGTCATATCGGTGCTTCGCGGTTCATCGAATTCGGCATCAAGGCCAGCCTGCTCGAACGCTCGCTGTTCTTCACCAGCGCCGCTTACGAGCAGCGCCGCGTCAGCATCGACAGCATCGGCGATCCCAGTCTGGCCAACAGCGAAGTGGCTGGCACCCGTACACGCGGCTGGGAAAGTGAATTGAAGTGGGTGCCGACGCGCAATTTCCTGATGACCTTGTACGCGCTCAATCAGAAGACCTATTACACGCCGAACCGTGGCGGCAACATCCAGGTCGACGCCCGTGCGCTGGGCTTCAAGGACGTCATCGATCCGGCGACTGGACAGGTCGTGTATCCCGCCGAAGCGTTCCTGTACGGCGGCCGCGCCTTCGTCGCCTTGCCGGCTGGTGTGGAGTACTACAGGGAGAAGCAGGGCAATCCGAACACTCAACTCGGCCTCACCACGCAAGTGTTGGTGAGCCCCGGTTTCGGTTTCACGCTGAGCGGCAACTATCTATCCAGCGTCTCCGCCGGCCGCCTGCAGCTCACGGAACTGCCTGAAGCACGCGTGTTCAATGCCGGTGTATTTCGCGAATGGCACAAGTGGCACCTGAAGGCCGACGTCTTCAATTTCACCAATCAACGCTACTTCCGTGCGCGCAATGGCGACACGCTGGCCGATCTGCCGGTGTCGGCACTTCCGGGGCGTCGTTTCCAGTTCACCGTGAGACGTGATTTCTAA
- a CDS encoding TonB-dependent receptor plug domain-containing protein — translation MSSRRKLRKSGRKLRDATKDLTAALAILVPTGMAYAQTPAPPPATQGTPAATEGAAPAEASVLSDMVVNASAIPSIASEAVGGGGFAKPLLETPRAVSLINEDTLNLLGINAIEDIVRAVPGTYTTTRYGLQGGINVRGIPADVYWRGMKRITAQGHYRTDLSSLSSMEIVKGAAPPIYGLGRIGGYVDQTPRSGGKAKNGTYLSDLNGFVQGVTGSFEKLEATTGVGGPVDIAGKQGGFYTYGLVENSGTYVRQVNVRQRLLQSALSLNNVGMFRVESGVQIQNSQTSGGYMNRVTQSLIDNGTYVRGSPLVNLDAGAGVNKDGAGDGFVGQREQHANSPVNGNVSAANRPLDQRFTWPKCSGTGAAPGADPKFAGPGGWCLPGHFPVQAGIPDSLNAYLIANPNKDPTGALRAAAALGKGVTPASGSLPLGFFLDPTTTGFAEVDYRRNGSYERLQNANVGLAWFDLVYDTDPDFTMKIQTFSDNLDTYKDSYLPYGEKQGIHRFEEKFTVTRRLPEKWLPGWVDVNTLSSISYRRTGGYIRSSSGDFDYRQDVLRGDPQYGDGQHYPNTKFANQLNDPSWLTGAPAEAERRSVYDEFGAGFMFDINIFKNTNLTLGGRWDGSTARDIEYAHNNQQAPSLANSCALPASGGNALTSAYIAGSTTLVPELQSGRCDYGPAWDDGKTWSISLSHQLPFGIRPYFTIADASVILDASNNIVQNTIVTAPGGHIGRSKLSEAGIKGNWFRGKLFASVAMYRQLRSDVSNPSDPTAGADSSATKTRGLEMQIDANPTRKLHVGFYAVGQHQKYVFNTNSQLQLTGRQLGFQDILAADGSVLYPAEAFVYGGRVQLVLPADLGQLYLDRVGEPRYQAGVNIDYKLPAGFGVHVDGQRFSAFYLDRTKTVELPMSFTMNTGFTYDHNRLHLKLSGFNVLDKRYFRAGTGDTNVNLVSVMPGTAIQFQAKLDY, via the coding sequence ATGAGCAGCCGCAGAAAGCTTCGGAAATCCGGCCGGAAACTTCGTGACGCCACGAAGGATCTGACCGCCGCCCTCGCCATCCTGGTTCCGACCGGAATGGCTTACGCCCAGACACCGGCACCGCCGCCGGCCACGCAAGGCACACCGGCCGCCACGGAAGGTGCTGCGCCTGCCGAGGCCTCGGTACTCAGCGACATGGTCGTCAACGCCAGCGCCATTCCATCGATCGCCAGCGAGGCCGTCGGCGGTGGTGGCTTCGCCAAGCCCTTGCTGGAAACGCCGCGCGCGGTTTCGCTGATCAACGAAGACACGCTGAACCTGCTCGGCATCAACGCGATCGAGGACATCGTTCGCGCCGTGCCCGGCACCTACACGACCACGCGCTACGGCCTGCAGGGCGGCATCAACGTCCGCGGCATTCCGGCCGACGTTTACTGGCGCGGCATGAAGCGCATCACGGCGCAGGGCCATTACCGCACCGATCTGTCGTCGCTGTCGTCGATGGAAATCGTCAAGGGCGCCGCACCGCCGATCTACGGCCTCGGCCGCATCGGTGGTTATGTCGACCAGACGCCGCGCTCCGGCGGCAAGGCGAAGAACGGCACTTATCTCAGCGATCTGAACGGCTTCGTGCAGGGCGTCACCGGTTCCTTCGAGAAGCTCGAAGCGACCACCGGCGTCGGCGGCCCGGTCGATATCGCCGGCAAGCAGGGTGGCTTCTACACCTACGGCCTGGTCGAGAATTCCGGCACCTACGTGCGCCAGGTCAACGTTCGCCAGCGCTTGCTGCAGTCGGCGCTGAGCCTCAACAACGTCGGCATGTTCCGCGTTGAAAGCGGCGTCCAGATCCAGAACTCGCAGACCTCTGGCGGTTACATGAACCGCGTCACCCAGAGCCTGATCGATAACGGCACCTATGTGCGCGGCAGCCCGCTGGTCAATCTCGATGCCGGTGCTGGCGTCAACAAGGATGGAGCCGGTGATGGCTTCGTCGGCCAGCGCGAGCAGCATGCGAATTCGCCGGTTAACGGCAATGTCAGTGCCGCCAATCGTCCACTCGATCAACGCTTCACCTGGCCGAAGTGCTCGGGCACTGGTGCAGCGCCGGGTGCCGATCCGAAATTCGCCGGTCCGGGTGGCTGGTGCTTGCCAGGTCATTTCCCGGTGCAGGCTGGTATTCCGGATTCGCTGAACGCCTACCTGATCGCCAATCCGAACAAGGATCCGACCGGTGCCCTGCGTGCCGCGGCCGCGCTCGGCAAGGGCGTGACGCCAGCATCCGGATCGCTGCCGCTCGGCTTCTTCCTCGATCCGACCACGACCGGCTTCGCGGAAGTGGATTACCGCCGCAACGGCTCCTACGAGCGGCTGCAGAACGCCAACGTCGGTCTGGCCTGGTTCGATCTGGTCTATGACACGGATCCGGACTTCACGATGAAGATCCAGACCTTCTCGGACAACCTCGACACCTACAAGGATTCCTATCTGCCTTACGGCGAGAAGCAGGGCATCCATCGTTTCGAAGAGAAATTCACCGTCACCCGGCGTCTGCCGGAGAAGTGGCTGCCGGGCTGGGTCGACGTCAACACCTTGAGCTCGATCAGCTACCGGCGCACCGGTGGCTATATCCGCAGCTCCAGCGGCGACTTCGATTACCGCCAGGACGTGCTGCGTGGCGATCCGCAGTACGGCGACGGCCAGCACTACCCGAACACCAAGTTCGCCAACCAGCTCAACGATCCATCGTGGCTGACCGGCGCTCCGGCCGAAGCCGAGCGGCGCAGCGTCTACGACGAGTTCGGTGCCGGTTTCATGTTCGACATCAACATTTTCAAGAACACCAATCTGACCTTGGGCGGACGCTGGGATGGCTCGACGGCGCGCGACATCGAATACGCCCACAACAACCAGCAAGCACCTTCGCTGGCCAACTCCTGTGCGCTGCCAGCGTCGGGCGGCAATGCGCTGACCTCCGCCTACATCGCAGGGTCGACGACGCTGGTGCCTGAACTGCAATCCGGCCGCTGCGACTACGGCCCGGCCTGGGACGATGGCAAGACCTGGAGCATCAGTCTTTCCCATCAGCTGCCGTTCGGCATTCGTCCGTATTTCACCATTGCCGATGCTTCCGTGATTCTCGATGCCTCGAACAACATCGTGCAGAACACGATCGTCACGGCGCCGGGTGGTCACATCGGCCGCTCGAAGCTGAGCGAAGCCGGCATCAAGGGCAACTGGTTCCGAGGCAAGCTGTTCGCCTCGGTGGCGATGTACCGGCAGCTGCGCAGTGACGTCTCCAATCCCAGCGACCCGACCGCCGGTGCCGATTCCTCGGCGACCAAGACGCGTGGCCTCGAAATGCAGATCGACGCCAATCCGACCCGCAAGCTCCACGTCGGCTTCTACGCCGTCGGCCAGCATCAGAAGTATGTTTTCAACACCAACTCGCAGCTGCAGCTGACCGGTCGCCAGCTCGGCTTCCAGGACATTCTCGCTGCCGATGGCTCGGTGCTCTATCCGGCTGAAGCCTTCGTCTACGGCGGTCGCGTCCAGCTGGTGCTGCCAGCCGACCTTGGTCAGCTCTATCTCGATCGTGTCGGCGAGCCGCGCTATCAGGCCGGCGTGAACATCGACTACAAGCTGCCGGCCGGTTTCGGTGTGCACGTCGATGGTCAGCGCTTCTCCGCTTTCTATCTGGATCGCACCAAGACGGTAGAGCTGCCGATGTCCTTCACGATGAACACCGGCTTCACCTACGACCATAACCGTCTCCATCTGAAGCTCAGCGGCTTCAACGTGCTCGACAAGCGCTACTTCCGCGCCGGCACCGGCGATACCAACGTCAATCTCGTTTCGGTGATGCCGGGAACTGCAATCCAGTTCCAGGCCAAGCTGGACTACTGA